The genomic stretch GCCGCCAGCCGGATTGGATCAGGGTAACCGAAGAGCGCGGAAAGCAGCGAACGTTCGACCACACCATTCGCAATGGTGCCAGCCCGCCACGGGTCGAATAGCGAAAAAGCCCACCGTGCCGTGGCCGGGGTCGGCGCGCTAAGCGGCAAAATGGGATAGACGACATGAACTCAGTGGCTCAGGTAAGGTCTGGAATTTTCGATGCCGACAGGCTGGCCGCCGACATGAATACCGATTTCGTCTCGCATGGCATGACCGACGCCGCGCCAAAGCCTTGTCGGCATTCCGAAAGAAGATACCGTTTGTGAATTTTTCGCAACGATTTCGCAACGGCTTCACGACTCGCTGAAACTGAGTTCACGTTTGTCGACGCTGATCAAGTTCGCCTACCATATTCGCGGATAGCCGACGCACAGACAGCTGTCTTGTCAGAAACACCAGTTTTGCCGTTTCTTCCAGTTCCTCCGCGGCAAAGACTGCATCGCGAAAACTGCGCCCGGAAACCACCGGACCATGATTGGCCAGCAGGACGGCCGCATGATCGTGCGCCTTGGCCAACACCAGCGGCCTGACGTCGGCCGACCCAGGATGGGTATAGGGCAGAAGCGGCACGCGCCCGACGCGCATCACAACATAGGGCGTGATCGGCGGGATGGCGTCATCTGGATCGGTATCCTCGAGACAGGAGAGCGCGGTGAGTGAAGATGCACCACGCCCGCGGCCTGCGGTCGCGCCTCATAGAATGCCATGTGAAGGGGGATTTCCTTGGTCGGGGCATTGCCTGACACAGCCATGCCCTGGGCATCCAGCTTCGACAGTCTTTCGGGTTCCAGATACCCCAGGCAGGAATTGGTCGGCGTGACCAAAAACCCGTCGGCAAGCCGAGCCGATAGATTGCCGGACGAGCCGGCGGTGTAGCCGCGCCTGAACAGGGATTCTCCCCAGCGGCAGAATTCGTCGCGAAGCTGCTGTTCTTCTGAAGTCACGTGGCGTCACCTCCGAGCACAGCGAGCGCGCGTTCAAAAAAATCATCAGCGCCGAAATTCCCGGACTTCAGCGCGAATGCCAGCCTCGGCTTGCCGTCGAGGACAAGCGCCGGGACTCCCGTATCGATCTCCGGACCGACCTCAAGGGCCGATGCGCCGAATGCCGAGGCGACCGCGCCCGATGTTTCGCCACCAGCTACCACGAGCCGCCGGAAGCCGGCAGATACTGCCTTTGTAGCGAGTTCGGCGAAAATAGTCTCGAACGCTTCGGCCAGCCGTTCGCGCCCATGCCGGGTCTGTGCCGCCGAGACTTCGGAAGGCTCCGCTGTCGAGTAGACCAGCGGGCCCGCACCCTTATGGCTGATCAGGAAATCGAGGCAGCCTGCAACAGCTGCGCCCGGATCTAGTGCGTCGACGGCGTCCAGGCGCTTTGAGGGATGGCCACTGCCATAGGTGGCGATCTGCCGGCGCGTCGCTGAGGAACAACTGCCGGAGAGGATGAGGCCAGGCCCATTGCCCCCTGCGAGGCGCTGCCGACCCCCGATCCCCGGGTGGATTCCAAAATTGCCGGGCAGGCCCATGGCAATCCCTGAGCCGCCAGTAACCAGCCGGTGAGTCCTTGCTATCCGGCCCAGCGCGCGCAGATCGTCATCCGAGATCGCGTCGGTAACGATCAGTCTTTCGCCTTTGCGCTTTGCCAGGCGCAAGGCGGCCTGGCCGCTGCCCGAACGCAGGCTTTCCAGGCCGAGATGGCCGACCTTGAGTGCGGTCTGCCGCGCCAACCATCGCCTGATGTCGGGATCGGGCATTGGCGTCAGTGGGTGATTTTCCATGCCCGACTCACTGAGCAGGCAATCACCGACGAAGAGGTGGCCGTTGTAGATCGTGCGGCGGTTGGCCGGAAATGCAGGGCAA from Mesorhizobium sp. INR15 encodes the following:
- the otnK gene encoding 3-oxo-tetronate kinase, whose amino-acid sequence is MKIGVIGDDFTGSSDIANTLAKAGARTVQFVGTPTGRLKAEIDAAVIALKTRSSEASEAVAQSLVACRWLVANGAQQIVFKYCSTFDSTPQGNIGPVAEALLLELDTTLALVCPAFPANRRTIYNGHLFVGDCLLSESGMENHPLTPMPDPDIRRWLARQTALKVGHLGLESLRSGSGQAALRLAKRKGERLIVTDAISDDDLRALGRIARTHRLVTGGSGIAMGLPGNFGIHPGIGGRQRLAGGNGPGLILSGSCSSATRRQIATYGSGHPSKRLDAVDALDPGAAVAGCLDFLISHKGAGPLVYSTAEPSEVSAAQTRHGRERLAEAFETIFAELATKAVSAGFRRLVVAGGETSGAVASAFGASALEVGPEIDTGVPALVLDGKPRLAFALKSGNFGADDFFERALAVLGGDAT